In a genomic window of Penaeus vannamei isolate JL-2024 chromosome 10, ASM4276789v1, whole genome shotgun sequence:
- the gny gene encoding dolichyl pyrophosphate Man9GlcNAc2 alpha-1,3-glucosyltransferase, producing the protein MANVILITLLGILLRWCVSLHPYSGAGKAPMFGDYEAQRHWQEVTVNLPVKDWYMNTTDNDLLYWGLDYPPLTAYHSYLCGIVAKTLNPEFVELHTSRGYESYEHKLFMRYTVFVVDLLIYMPAAYLFLCAASRPRSRSGKLEYMALILYPGLYLIDYGHFQYNNASLGIFVGAVAALMKGYDCIGSVLFSLALNYKQMELYHALPIFFYLLGLCFKQGGILGFFFKITKIGLCVILTFALVWAPFLKDPEIFLQVLNRLFPINRGLFEDKVASVWCSLSILIKLKNLVSNTNMALICLLSTVVCMIPSSLHIFINPTQKNLHYGLVNASLVFFLLSYHVHEKSILLAAVPACFLYGDETFMVTWFFIVSVISMLPLLVKDGLTIPTLALTVLVYVMYSINRQSEGQSRTKYSEFWRWINRSFYLSLVGFSFLTVVSLTVAPPPRLPDLFPVLLSIVSCVHYCFFTCYFHYRQFTTRYDRQQGKVKRH; encoded by the coding sequence ATGGCCAATGTTATTTTAATTACCCTTCTTGGGATACTGCTGAGATGGTGTGTGTCGCTGCATCCATACTCTGGAGCAGGAAAAGCCCCAATGTTTGGAGATTATGAGGCTCAGCGCCATTGGCAGGAAGTGACGGTGAATTTGCCCGTGAAGGATTGGTATATGAATACCACCGATAATGATTTGCTCTACTGGGGCCTGGATTACCCTCCGCTTACTGCTTACCATAGCTATCTGTGTGGCATTGTAGCCAAGACATTGAATCCCGAGTTTGTCGAACTCCATACATCTCGTGGATATGAAAGTTACGAACACAAATTGTTTATGAGATACACAGTCTTTGTTGTAGATCTCCTGATATACATGCCAGCAgcttatctctttctgtgtgctgCATCTCGGCCAAGGAGTAGAAGTGGGAAGTTAGAGTATATGGCTCTGATTCTTTATCCTGGTTTGTACTTGATAGATTATGGTCATTTTCAGTATAACAATGCTTCATTAGGAATATTTGTGGGTGCCGTTGCAGCTCTCATGAAGGGATATGACTGTATTGGGTCAGTTTTGTTTTCTCTAGCTTTGAACTACAAGCAAATGGAGTTGTATCATGCACTTCCAATTTTTTTCTACCTGTTGGGTCTGTGCTTCAAACAAGGAGGAATTTTAGGATTTTTCTTTAAGATCACCAAGATTGGCTTATGTGTGATATTAACATTTGCTCTAGTTTGGGCTCCCTTTCTCAAGGATCCGGAAATATTTTTGCAAGTACTTAACCGACTTTTCCCTATTAATAGAGGTCTCTTTGAGGACAAGGTAGCCAGTGTTTGGTGCAGTTTATCCATTCTTATTAAACTGAAAAATCTTGTGAGCAATACCAACATGGCTTTGATATGTTTGCTGTCCACTGTAGTGTGTATGATTCCATCAAGTTTGCACATCTTCATTAATCCCACTCAGAAGAATCTTCATTATGGACTTGTTAATGCATCTCTTGTGTTTTTCCTCCTAAGCTACCATGTTCATGAAAAGAGCATCTTGTTGGCAGCAGTACCTGCTTGCTTTTTATATGGAGATGAAACCTTTATGGTTACCTGGTTCTTCATTGTGTCCGTTATCAGCATGTTACCCCTTCTGGTGAAGGATGGGCTAACAATACCAACCCTTGCATTAACTGTCCTTGTTTATGTTATGTACTCAATCAACAGACAGTCAGAGGGACAGTCGAGGACCAAATATAGTGAGTTTTGGCGCTGGATCAACAGGTCCTTTTACCTCTCGTTGGTTGGATTCTCATTTTTGACGGTAGTGTCCTTGACAGTGGCACCGCCTCCAAGGTTACCTGATCTCTTCCCAGTTTTGCTTTCTATTGTATCTTGTGTTCATTACTGCTTCTTCACTTGCTATTTTCACTACCGCCAGTTCACAACTCGGTATGACAGACAGCAAGGAAAGGTGAAAAGGCATTAG